The genomic interval CGCTTAAATGATCAGCATTGCGGCAATGCGGGGCTTTGAGACATTCGGTTGCTATTACTTCAGGTATTCACCATTTCGTAATGCCTCAATCCGTTTATCCAACGGAGGATGTGTCATAAACAATTCGCTGAAAGACCTGGATTTACCATTAATACAAAATGCCATCATCGAGCTGGCTTCCTGAGGTTCATAACTCACTTTCAAACGCTGCAGCGCGGCAATCATTTTTTCACGCCCCACCAACTTTGCAGAACCTGCGTCAGCATGGAATTCACGATAACGGGAGAACCACATAGTGATAATGCTGGCCAAAATTCCAAATACCAGATCCAGAACGGTGGCGACCGCAAAGTATACCAGTGGATTTCCAGCGCTATCGCCCTCTTCATTATCACGATTTCCAGCAACAAACGTCGATACAATCTGGGCAATCACTCGTGAAATGAAGAATACAAAGGTATTCACAACCCCTTGAACAAGCGTCATGGTAACCATATCGCCATTGGCCACATGGCTAATCTCATGTGCAATAACGGCCTCTGCCTCATCTCGGGTCATGTTTTGCAACAACCCGGTACTCACTGCGACCAGAGAAGCATCCCTACGAGCGCCCGTGGCAAACGCATTAATATCGGGAGCATGATAGATAGCAACCTGCGGCATGGCGATGCCGACCTGCTGAGACTGGCGGCTAATCGTGTCCAGCAACCAACGTTCCGTCTCATTACGTGGTTGTTCAATCACTTCTCCGCCGACAGACCGTAATGCCATCCATTTCGACATCAGTAGAGAAATCACTGAACCACTAAAACCCACGATTCCAGACAGGATAACCAATCCCCATAAGCTGTTGGATTTTATGCCCGTAAGGCTGAGCACAATACCGAAAACAACCATGACAGCCAGGTTGGTGAGCAGGAAAAGCGCGATACGCATCATATAAATCTGATTTCCTCTATTCAGCGAAAGCAACAATGGTTTGTTTGCAAGAACATCGTATGGGTTAAGCACCGATTTTCAAGCATTGATAACCTTTTTGTTACCGGATAAACATAACTTTACATTTTCACCACCAATGATACACATATGGCGTCGAGTAAAGAGATATCGCTCATGCCAGAAATACAGAACCAGAGGGCCATTTTCAGTACAAGCGGTTTGAAATTGCATTCCAATACGGCGCAAAGATTAGAGGAAAATAAAGATCATCAATCGATAATGCAGACTGCTATTGACATACCATCCATCCCAGATATTTCACTCTCACACTACCCACCCAGATCGAGTAACTTTTCAAACTCAGTAGAGGGCATCGGGTGGCCAAAAAGATAACCTTGCGCCTGTTCACACCCTTTATTGCGCAAGCGTTCACATTGCTCTTCGGTCTCCACCCCTTCAGCGATAACATCCAGACCAAAACTCTTACCCAGATACAAAATGGCCCTGACAATCGCTGCATCCGGTGCTGAGTCACACATTGTTCTGACAAATGTCTGATCAATTTTAAGCCGAGTTACCGGATAATTTTTCAACATGCTTAACGAAGCATACCCCGTACCATAATCGTCAAATGCAATGCCAACACCAAGGCTACGTAATTCATTTAACGGCTTCAGCATATTTTCGTCATAGCGCAGAATAATATTTTCCGTAATCTCCAGTTCGAGTGAACTTGGCTTCAGCCCTGATTTCGCCAACACTGATTGAATTTTCTGCGCCAACATACCGGAACGGAATTGCGCGGCAAACAGGTTGATACTGATCCGGAAATTTTCAGCCCCACCCTTGTACCATTCCGCCGCCTGTTGACAAGCCGTCTCAACAACCCAGTCCCCAATGCGCTCGGCCCAAGGCCCCCGCTCCAAAGCGGAAAGAAACACAGCCGGCGTCAGTAATCCCTTGTAGGGGTGCCGCCAACGTAGCAAGGCTTCCGCACCAACAACCTTATTGCTGATCAGACTGACTTGCGGCTGGTAAAAAACTTCGAACTCCTTCTGCTCATAGGCCCTGATAAACTCAAGCTGAAATGCATGCCGTGCTTGAAAAACTTCCCGCAATTCACGGGTAAAAAAGCGATAACAGTTACGACCGTCAGATTGGGCTTTATAAAGAGCCAGATCCGCGCTAGTGAGCAAATCTTGCGAAGTCATTCCGTGAGAAGGCGACATGACAATACCAATACTGGCGCTGATATTGATTTGTTGATTATCGATTTGTACCGCCTGAGAAATATCATTAATGATTCTCTCGGCTAAGTCCGCCACCAGCTCTTCCGTATTCAAACCAGGCAACAGCATGGCAAACTCATCGCCCCCCATCCGGGCGACCAGATCCTCGGGCCGGGCATTCGCCTGTAAGCGTTTGGCTACGCTGGTAAGAATCTCATCACCACTCGAATGACCGAGGCTATCGTTGATATCTTTGAAACCATCCAGATCGATGATCAGTACCGCTACCGCCAGATCACTCTTCAAGACGTGATCCAGGGTCGAAGCCAGCAGGGTTCTGTTTGCCAGACCGGTCAGAGGATCGCGATGCGCTTGCAGAAACAGCCGCTCTTCATAACGTTTTCGATCCGTCACATCACGCAGAATCGCCCCATAACGGGTTTGGTTGTCGTTTTGCCACATGGAAACCGACAGCTCAACCGGCACCAACGTGCCGCTTAACGTCCGGGCCTCAAGCTCCATCGCACTTTTCCTGAACAACGAAACTTTGTCCG from Musicola paradisiaca NCPPB 2511 carries:
- the htpX gene encoding protease HtpX, which gives rise to MMRIALFLLTNLAVMVVFGIVLSLTGIKSNSLWGLVILSGIVGFSGSVISLLMSKWMALRSVGGEVIEQPRNETERWLLDTISRQSQQVGIAMPQVAIYHAPDINAFATGARRDASLVAVSTGLLQNMTRDEAEAVIAHEISHVANGDMVTMTLVQGVVNTFVFFISRVIAQIVSTFVAGNRDNEEGDSAGNPLVYFAVATVLDLVFGILASIITMWFSRYREFHADAGSAKLVGREKMIAALQRLKVSYEPQEASSMMAFCINGKSRSFSELFMTHPPLDKRIEALRNGEYLK